The following coding sequences are from one Rutidosis leptorrhynchoides isolate AG116_Rl617_1_P2 chromosome 11, CSIRO_AGI_Rlap_v1, whole genome shotgun sequence window:
- the LOC139874534 gene encoding uncharacterized protein, which yields MLSFTRRCRRSLQYLHQLTSHNQFTQSFTAAAHPPPRRRSKFTTAALRKPDEKSEWWVLDGEMHEFGENVPPRERFVIPRDNIPNKRRKQLREQFMRRTRLVLKDSEHEPWCKKYMELYQELRENWEKLYWDEGYSKKHGQERTSYDSADDDNEDFSPYRRKQPYAEEMKNHAFGRNRQGDTRENAGMIRDKFEFDRERRMRDKAFAPVQFTASDSSSRNQSFDAKRYLSSSDSD from the exons ATGCTTTCCTTCACACGACGGTGCCGGAGATCTCTTCAATATCTCCACCAGCTCACCTCTCACAACCAATTCACCCAATCATTCACCGCCGCCGCACATCCACCACCCCGCCGCCGCTCAAAATTCACTACGGCAGCTCTAAGAAAACCTGACGAGAAGTCAGAATGGTGGGTACTCGACGGAGAAATGCACGAATTCGGAGAAAACGTGCCGCCTCGTGAACGTTTCGTTATACCTAGAGATAACATCCCTAATAAACGCCGTAAACAGCTCCGTGAACAGTTCATGCGCCGCACTCGCCTTGTTCTAAAGGACTCC GAGCATGAGCCATGGTGCAAGAAATACATGGAACTTTATCAGGAGCTTAGAGAAAATTGGGAAAAGCTATATTGGGACGAGGGTTATTCCAAAAAACATGGACAAGAGCGTACAAGTTATGATTCTGCTGATGATGACAATGAAGATTTTTCACCTTATAG AAGAAAACAACCCTATGCTGAGGAAATGAAG aatcATGCGTTTGGGAGAAATAGACAGGGAGATACACGGGAAAATGCAGGCATGATTCGAGATAAATTTGAATTTGATCGAGAGAGAAGAATGAGAGATAAAG CGTTCGCACCTGTGCAGTTTACGGCATCTGATTCTTCGTCAAGAAATCAGTCTTTTGATGCAAAGCGATATCTCTCTTCTAGCGACAGTGATTAG